Genomic window (Strix aluco isolate bStrAlu1 chromosome 22, bStrAlu1.hap1, whole genome shotgun sequence):
agctccagctgtgcggAGAGTTCGCACgcctgtatgtggggaaaaacaatCTGCCTTGAGCAGAGGGGTCTCAAATCTCGGTGAAACTCCATCCAACGGATGCATCGAGATCATGGCCGTCAGTGCCCTGAGTTTGTATTTCAACCCAGGGAAAAGGCGCTTGGATTCCTGAAAGTAAGTGCGCCTTTCAAGCCCTTGCCAACAAGACTGCTCCAGCTTCCACCCGTCCCTCCTTTCCAGAAAGGCTCCGTGGCAAAGGCGCtccactcctcctgcagcatcatAGCACGTCTGTgcctctggagatgctctttgGCATTTCACCGCGGTCGCTGCCTTTCATTTGGCTTCCACCACGCTCCTGTCGTGCCCCGTCCCTTCTCCCACGCACACCCCTGTGCTAATGGCTGGGGAGGACAGTGCGGGCGGAGGGACAAGAGCTTCAAGGCCTTCCTTAGAGGGAGGGCGAAGCCTGGCTTATGAGACAACGGCAAACCAAGGTCACTTTCCTTGCCcccaaccaccactgccagggaACTAGACACCATCTTTGTGCAGAGATCGACAGAGGAAAAACCTTGCAGGGAGAACAACCAAGGCCAGAGACATCTGGGGGCACGTGGCTTGTGGTTTCATCTCACGGCCACAACGTTTGGACAGTGTGGGAACAGAAGTGAGACTCagaagagcacagctgctttgttcttccccACCCACATGCTGCCCACAAGCCACTGCTTTGCCCCTCAGCCTCGAAACAAGCCCCCTGAAGAGCCGCATCAGCTTTGCAAGGCGAGAGGGCAGGAGAAAGGAGCTAAAAGCACCCTCTAGTCTGACGCTCGTGACGTCCGCAGACAAATCTCTCCTGGATTTGTTCCCAGAATAttgtctgctgaaggaaaagaacactTCAAAGACATGAACATGTTGACAGCCTTTGCATACCTTGGCCTTAGCCTTGTCCAGGTCCTCCTGCAAGTGGGAGTTCTCTGCCTTCAGGTGATTTCACTGGTGCGTGGAAGCGttcagtgcagtttctgctgtgtgctgctttctgacagcatcagCGAGCTCTCCTTGCAGCTGTGCCTCTCTTCTCTAGGGAAACAACGGCACAGgagtacaaattaaaagaagcccAAGTGCGTAGTTTTACTTCCAGTTACTAGTTCACAGGCCGAGATCACTTTTCTAAGTGCATCGCAAAGCAAAGCCATCGCATCCACGGGCAGAAGAGGGCATCTGCACAGCTGAtggtctccagccacccctggcGAGTGAAGACAGCTCCAGAAATGTCATCTCTTGGGGAAGATTTCTGTCTCCCAGCATGTTCTCCTCGGAAGATGCCGAGACTGTGCCTTTGTGGGGTTTGGCTTGTTCCTTAAGTTAATGCTAAAATCTAACGGGATGCCAACGCGGGAGCTGTCGTTggactgcagccctttctccagcGACCCGAGCCAAGGCTTCCTAGAGCCAGCTCTGTGTATCATCCTTCCCGCCGTTGTTCTGCTCCACAAACGAAACCCAACGCGGGCCTCAGCGTTTCTACGTACGTCTGTGTCTATAAACATCTCAAGGCTTGTCAGAACCTTCTGCGATTCCaacaaacccagcacaaaacAGAACCAAGCCGAGCGAAGGACTCCCGCGCACGGACCGTACACCTGCTGACTTTTAGAAGCGCCAGACAGCCTTGGGAACTGCTCTCCTTTAAGTCAGTCTTGGTCAGCGCTCACCTCACCTCTTTTTCTACCTTGTCGGCTTCGCACGTAGAGGCACCACCACTCACCATTTGTTCCAGGCAGCTGTTGTTCTGCGCGTCTCCCAGCTGCTGACGCAGCAAAACGTTTTCACTTTGGAGCTGGGCCAGTTggtgctgcagctcttctgccttcttgatggcatcttctctcttctgctctttaagAAGGCATACACCATACCAGTGCAGTGTCTGCCTCTTGCTCTCTTGTAATTCTCTTTCTGTCTGGTCTAAAGCCGATGTCTTTTCCAAGAGGGCATTTTTCAGTTGCTCCacttccttttccagcccatCAGCTTTTATTTCGGCTTTGCTCAGCTGCCGAGACAAGCTCTTGTTTTCTTCTCGCATCTCAGCCATGTCCTCATGGAGCTTTCCTTGCACGCGAAGGCATTGGTGACATTCTCTCAGAAACACTTGCCCATCGACCCTTTCAGATGGCTGATGTCTCCCAGGGctcaggtgggaaggggatgaatcTGACCCCACCGTCGGTATTTGGGCTCTGACATCTTCTGCCTGTTCAAAGTTGAAGAACACAAATGGACAGCACTTAGGAAATCAGCTCAAACCAGGaggtagcagcagcatttcatacaACCAGGCGAGGACTGTCAGCAGCTTGACAGCAGATTATCAAAGAGTTTTCGATAACTCTGCCTTAGACATTATTCCtggaaaagtcttgctttgcAGTGGCATGGAACGTAATCCTAAAAGGAGGACTCGAATTCAAAATCTTTGGTTTGGcatacctcctgcccaaagctcttGCTCTCCTTGACGCCTTCTTCATCTGATGGCGACGTACGGACGGCCGACTCCAAGCAGGCGGCAGGctcatctacattaaaaacacacgTTTTTGAAACCAGGGTGAGCTAACACAGCTCCTTGATGCCTACAGTGCTTTCCCAATCATCGTGCTTGCAGAGACAATCCTagcacagccacacaccccaaacccaggGGGACTTGTCAAAATGCAGATTCCAGACACGTCTCTTTTCCTGCTGGGGAATTCGTCTCCTCTAGCGCACACGCCTTTTCCGTGTGCCAGGGGGATGACGGGATGGCTCAAAGTGATCAGAAATGAGCCCCGAAGGAATGAGCGTCTCgagaattctgctttccagggacaaggcctggcagtgcattttttcctggatCATCAGCCACACCACATCATCCTTTCCAAACGGCCCGTCTCCACGGCAAGCCGCCAGAAGGGCAGGCGACaggccttctccccatccctcctccacacCGGAGAGTCCTACCTGCTCTCCGCAGGGCGGGTGCACGCCGCctcgctgcagcagctgctgccccacggGGAGCGCTGGATGCTGACACCCCTTTGCCTTGGTCTGGAGcagcttctcccttcttctcccgcTTGCTGGGGTCCACAGGCCGCGCGCTGCCACTGCGCCTGcgcctggagagacaaagagcagaGCCAGTCGTAAGCACAGCTCACGGCAAGGAGAAGGGCCTGTTGTTGCCCGCCCTTTCCGTAGTGACCTCCCTCGAGGACGAACACCCACAGGCACAAAGCTAAGccccaggggaggaaaagagcccCGGAGCTTCCCAGGCAGCGCCCGCCTGCCTGCGCCCCGTTACCTGTCGGCCTTGTCCCGGCAGTCGGTGTCGCGCTCCTCCACCAGCGGCCGCGCTGGGGTCAAGTTGCCGCTGGTGGCTGCACGGTGCAGCTCGTCCCGGCCCTCCGGCTGGAGCTCATGGCCACCGCTGCTCCTGGAGGACTCgggaccctcccctgcccccatgcTCCTGGCCCTCCTGCACAGCCACCGCCAGATCCTCCTCATGGCCTGGCGGGGATGGGCACTGAACCGCCTCCCCTCGCTCATCCCTGGGGagcgctgccaggcaggactTAGTAGGCACTGCCGGGTGCCGGCTGCCAACAGAGAAGACAACCCCAAGGACAGGGATCCACAGAGcgtgcagggaggtgggagcctTGGAGAGGTGGCCTTGGGCAACCCTGTGTCCCTGGATACAGTGCGCCAGGGGCTGTTTCCCTTGGCAACGTGGCCTGTGTACACGCAGAGAGGTTCTGAGCACCCAGgcccctcccagcccccattGAGCCCTTTATGATGTCAGCGCATGGCCCCCCATAAAAGGCGTTCGTGCCCAGGCCCTGCACACACAGTACCTGgtggtgctgccagtgctgtgccagtgggctggtgctggtggcactggtggagctggtgctgcgagtggagctggtgctgctggtgcaggtgctggtggagctgctgctggtggcagcgctggtggagctggtgctggtggtgccggtgctgccatcgctgctggtggtggctcagcccgcaggcagctgcccgtgccctgccacTCATTGGGGTTGCCTCCTCTGTTGGCAGCCGGCACCCGGCAGTGCCCACTAagtcctgcctggcagcgctCCCCAGGGATGAGCGAGGGGAGGCGGTTCAGTGCCCATCCCCGCCGGGCCATGAGGAGGATCTGGCGGTGGCTGTGCAGGAGGGCCAGGAgcatgggggcaggggagggtcccGAGTCCTCCAGGAGCAGCGGTGGCCATGAGCTCCAGCCGGAGGCCTCGGACGAGCTGCACCGTGCAGCCACCAGCGGCAACTTGGTCCCAGCGTGGCTGTTGGTGGAGGAGCACGACACCGACTGCCGGGACAAGGCCGACAGGTAACGGGGCGCAGGCAGGCGGGCACTGCCTGGGAAGCTCTGgggctcttttcctcccctggggCTTAGCTTTGTGCCTGTGGGTGTTCGTCCTCGAGGGAGGTCACTACGGAAAGGGCGGGCAACAACAGGCCCTTCTCCTTGCCGTGAGCTGTGCCTACGACTGGCtctgctctttgtctctccaggcgCAGGCGCAGTGGCAGCGCGCGGCCTGTGGACCCCAGCAAgcgggagaagaagggagaagctgCTCCAGACCAAGGCAAAGGGGTGTCAGCATCCAGCGCTCCccgtggggcagcagctgctgcagcgagGCGGCGTGCACCCGCCCTGCGGAGAGCAGGTAGGACTCTCCGgtgtggaggagggatggggagaaggcctGTCGCCTGCCCTTCTGGCGGCTTGCCGTGGAGACGGGCCGTTTGGAAAGGATGATGTGGTGTGGCTGATGatccaggaaaaaatgcactgccaggccttgtccctggaaagcagaattctcGAGACGCTCATTCCTTCGGGGCTCATTTCTGATCACTTTGAGCCATGCCGTCATCCCCCTGGCACACGGAAAAGGCGTGTGCGCTAGAGGAGACGAATTCCCCAGCAGGAAAAGAGACGTGTCTGGAATCTGCATTTTGACAAGTCCCcctgggtttggggtgtgtggctgtgctAGGATTGTCTCTGCAAGCACGATGATTGGGAAAGCACTGTAGGCATCAAGGAGCTGTGTTAGCTCACCCTGGTTTCAAAAAcgtgtgtttttaatgtagatgagCCTGCCGCCTGCTTGGAGTCGGCCGTCCGTACGTCGCCATCAGATGAAGAAGGCGTCAAGGAGAGCaagagctttgggcaggaggtatgccaaaccaaagattttcaaTTCGAGTCCTCCATTTAGGATTACGTTCCATGCTACTgcaaagcaagacttttccaTGAATAATGTCTAAGGCAGAGTTATTGAAAACTCTTTGATAATCTGCTGTCAAGCTGCTGACAGTCCTCGCCTGGTtgtatgaaatgctgctgctacctCCTGGTTTGAG
Coding sequences:
- the LOC141933493 gene encoding uncharacterized protein LOC141933493; protein product: MGAGEGPESSRSSGGHELQPEGRDELHRAATSGNLTPARPLVEERDTDCRDKADREVTTERAAVLTTGSALCLSRRRRSGSARPVDPSKREKKGEAAPDQGKGVSASSAPRGAAAAAARRRAPALRRADEPAACLESAVRTSPSDEEGVKESKSFGQEAEDVRAQIPTVGSDSSPSHLSPGRHQPSERVDGQVFLRECHQCLRVQGKLHEDMAEMREENKSLSRQLSKAEIKADGLEKEVEQLKNALLEKTSALDQTERELQESKRQTLHWYGVCLLKEQKREDAIKKAEELQHQLAQLQSENVLLRQQLGDAQNNSCLEQMRTEAQLQGELADAVRKQHTAETALNASTHQCNRLKAENSHLQEDLDKAKAKACELSAQLELQSQKSLQLEALNKEMGRIETTLSARLATPGAGHTTTAPEEKQYLSLRLEVQAAAEARVEEINTAVASWRNDLEQILERRLSSWREQRTSRS